TGGCTATCGTGCAATTGCCCGTGAAAACCAGAAATAAGACATTGAGCAGAACGGTCAATAAAAGCCATTAATAACAGCTTTTAATAACGCCGATTGATGTTATAAAAAATGAGCAACCTAGGTTGCTCATTTTTGTTTGTGCAATAAAAAACGAACGACTGCAATGACAGGCTAGTATTGTGATTACTACTTAATATTATTTTCCGGCTTTAGGCGGAAATTTTACTAGGATACTCTTAACGATATTAGCCACTAACTTGTCCATCTCAGCTGCATCTGTCGATTCCGGTAGTCGTTTACTACCAATACCGCGCCAAACTAACTCTAAGCTCTTCGGATCAATCACATCAATAATTAAGCTGCCTTGCTGATACTCATCAACACGTGTTTCGGTATGCGCATTCAGTGACATCCCACGGTGTCCATAACCGACTCCCCAGCCCCAACTTGGCCCGTAGCCAGAATAATTATCATAGCTACGAATATCGGTTTTCTTTTCCGAGGTAATACTGTAATTCACATAAAAATCAGGCGCACTGGAAAATGAAAAACCTTGAGCGATAAGTTGTTGGTTCACCACCTTGGTAATACGTACATCCATAATCCGATTATTCAAATAGGCGCTTTCTTTTTCAACTTTTGCCGATTCAGGTAACCAAGCAAAACCTTTCAGTGCGCTAAAATCTGCGCTTTGATCGTAATCGGTACTGACTGTTACTGTTGAGCATGCCGTTAAAACTAAACTAAACAGTGCCACCAAATAAGCTTTTTTGTTAACCTGCAGTCGTGCTTTCATACGTGCTCCTTGTTATGCAATACTTGCGATTATAAAAAAGGCGACTCAATTGTCGCCTTAATCATTACAGTTTATTTAGAATTTCATCTGCTAACAGCAAATCATCATTTTTATTCACGCCAATACCTGCTGTCACAATCGCCTGCGCAATTTGTTTGGCCTCGTCTAACGAATGCATCTGGTAAGTACCGCATTGATATTCGTTTAATTCAGGAATGGCATTCTGATCTTTAACCGTCAATACATCTTTCATTGCCGCTAACCAAGCATCCGCAACTTGTTGCTCAGTCGGAGCGCCAATCAGGCTCATGTAGAAACCAGTACGACAACCCATTGGTGAAAGGTCAATAATCTCTACCGTTGCTGAATTAAGGTGGTCTCGCATAAAACCAGCATAAAGATGTTCTAAAGTATGAATGCCTTTTTCACTTAAGATTTCTTTATTTGGTACGCAGAAACGCAGGTCAAAGACAGTAATAGTATCCTTGCTTGGTGTGGCCATCGTTTTGGCAATACGCACTGCTGGGGCATTCATGATGGTATGGTCGACCGTAAAACTATCTAGTAATGGCATTATTAACACTCCTTTGAAATAATTTAATAAACAAATAATAATTTTATGAACCATTGCCTAATGCTGTAGTCAGATTAAGTGCAAGAGTTGTTTTTTCATTTTTTGGGAGCCCTATTAAGGCTCCTTTTTTTTATCTATTTTTCAACTTTTACAATTATTTATGAACCATAACTACATCCTGTAGTCAGATTAAGTGCAAGAGTTGTTTTTTCATTTTTTGGAGCCTTATTAAGGCTCTTTTTTTTAGCTATTTTTTAGCTTCATCAAAATATTCAGTTAAAAACGCATCAAAACCAAGCGTATCAGCGGCTTCAATCTGCTGCTGCAGAGCAACGGACTGCTGCTGCATTTGGGCAAAGTAAGTCTCATCCCAATGGCCATAATCCGCGGCTAACAATTCTGCTTTATACTTATTGGCTAAGTTTAAAATAAAATCATTGTGCTCTAGACCTTGCTCTTGCATTGCTGCCAGTACTTGCCCTGATAGTAACGCTTGAGGATCACTCAGTAATGCCTGCTGCTGAGCGACCGCTTGAGCAAAGTTGCTCGCTGCAGTGTTTGTTGCTAATTGCGCGCCATCTAATAGCTGAGCAACTTGCTGCACTTCCGCAAGGATATTGCTCGCTACGTCAGTAAGCATTTGTGGTTTACCATCTAATTCTAATTTTAAACCTGGTTTACGCCCTTCCATGACCACTTTGGTACTGTTATCACGACATACGCCCATTTCATCAGCCGTCATCGGTGCTGAAGGTTGCAAAGCCATCCACACTAACAGACTGTCTAATACCGACATTTGTGCCGTTGTAATACCAGTCGCAACAAAGGGATTCACATCCAGAGAACGGATCTCAATGTACTCGATACCACGCGCCGCCAATGCTTCAGATGGTTTTTCATTTGAATTGGCAACACGCTTAGGTCGAATTGGTGCATACAACTCGTTTTCAATTTGCAATACGTTGTCATTAAGCTGACGATATTCACCATCGACTTTAATACCTATATTGGCAAATTCTGGCGCTTTAGTTTTAATCGCTTTTTTCAAGCTATCAGTATAGTTATCTAGGGTATTATGACAAATAACTAAATCATCTTGAGCATTATTGGTATAACCCAAATCACTCATACGTAATGACGTTGCATACGGCATGTATAAGGTATTTTCACCCAAGGTTGAAAACGGCGTATGTTTTTCAGCGGGTAAAAATGAACGGTTTAATGCTGGCGATGCACCAAATAAATACGGTACTAACCAACCAAAGCGGTAAAAGTTACGGATCAGTCCCATGTAACTGTGAGAAATGAAATCTTGCAGTTCGCCAGTTTCACCTTTTAAATCATAAAGCGTTTGCCAGAATGTAACCGGCAATGACACGTTATAATGTAACCCTGAAATAATTTGCATGCTACTGCCATAACGGTGCTTTAGACCTATACGGTATGTGTGCTTCATTTTCCCAGTATTCGACGTACCATATTTTGCTAATGGAATATCATTTTCATCATTAACCTGACAAGGCATACTTGAAGGCCAGAATAATTCACCATCGAGTTTGTTTGCTACTTGACGATGGATGTCGCTCAACTGCTGTTGTGCCATCGCAGCACTGTCACTCACAGGGGTAATAAATTCGAGTAAGCTTTCAGAATAGTCTGTGGTAATGTGCTGATGAGTTAATGCCGAGCCAAACGCTACAGGATGGTCGTTTTTAGATAGATCCCCTGCTGCATTTACGCGTAAACACTCACGTTCAATGCCGCGAGTAATACCGTTTAGGGACTGTATGTTGCTTGGCTCTGATAATTTTGAAATCAGAGATTCAAATGTTACGTTCAAATTAAATCCACCAATGAACTATATAAAAGTAGCACCTTAAAGGTTGCACTATCAATGTGCCAACCTTCAAAGTTAATTTTAAGTCTATTATTTATCTAACAGGTTAAAGACTTGAATATCTAAGCCAAAATCCTGTACCTGTTTTTCAATCAAATGACGATCACCCACCACAATAACAGAAAATTGATCGCTCGATAAGTAAGTCTTTGCCAATGCTTGAATTTCAGACTTATTCATCGCTTGGATAATTTTAGCTTGCTGATCGACAAAGTCAGGTGATAAATCTAATAACAGCAACTGCATTAAGAAATTAGACTTCTGTGCTGGTGTTTCATAAGACAGTGCTTCTTGCTGTGATACCGCACTCTTCATGTAGTCCAATTCAGAATCAGTAATACCACCTTTAACATAACCTTTTAATTCTGTTAATGTTTCTTTTATTGCATCGCCAGTGACTTCAGCACGCACATCCGCAGAGGCAGAGAAGTAGCCGTATTCACGATCCGCATAAAATCCTGTAGTCGCGCCATAGGTATAACCCTTGTTTTCACGCAAGTTCTGATTTAAACGGCTGTTAAAGTTACCGCCTAAATTAAAGTTCATCAGATTGGCTTTAAAGAAATCACCCGTCACATCATAAGGGATTGCGGGCGAGACCACTTTAACCACAGATTGAACCGCATCGGGTTTATCGACGATATATAAGGTATTTGGTTGCCATAATGGGGCTTTTGCCAGGGTAGGATAAGTCACCGCTGGTAAACGCGCACCTTGTTGTAAGAAACCTAACGATTTCGTTATCGCCGCTTCACTGACATCCCCTACCACCACAATTTTAGCTTCGGCCACATTGTAATACTGCTGATAATAACCAAGCACATCGTCAGCAGTTAAGCTCGCTTGGTTTTTTAAGGTACCAGAAGAGGGGTTGCCAGTGACGCGGTCTTCACCATATAAAATACGTTGCGTGGCTAATTGCCCCAACCAACCAACACGTTGTTGATTTTGTAATGAAGCCTGTCTTGATTGGGCTTTAATACGAGTGAAATCAGCATCAACGAAACCGGGTTTAAATAATTTTTCTTCTAATATAGCCAGTGTTGCGGGTAAGTTTTTAGATAAGCTATTTACACTGATGCTAGTCCCATATAGGCCCGCAGAGAAATGAATGCTACTGCCTAATGATTGTAGCTGATCATTGAGTTGTGCCGAACTATGTAGCGTTGTCGATTGATTCATCATCGCTGCAGTTAAATTCGCTACACCTTGATTATTAAGACTTTCAACACGTCGCCCACCTTTCAAATTAATTTGAATACTGACCGTCGGCGTTTCATCATACACAGTACCCAATACTTGAATATCATTGGCTAATGACTGGCGCCACAATGTCGGTAATGTTTGCTGTGGGTTACTGCCCGCGCTTGGCATTACTGAACGATCAAAGCTGTCTTGCGTTGTACGCACAGCAAGTGTTTTAGCTGGCGGCGTATCGAGTTTATCAATACCACGTGGTGCTGGGCTGAATGTCGGTTGGTGGGCTATATATTGTAATTTCCCTTTTGGTACCACACTCATGATCACTTTAGGCTTGTTTTCGAGGTACTTTGTATAACTCGCGATGCCTTCTTCTGCACTAATATTATTAAAGACAGACAATCCTTTAGTTATATAATTAGGATCATTCATTAAAGTTTCCCCTAATGCCAGCTCTTTGGCTTTGCCTGCGACGCTCTGCATACCAAATACCGTTGAA
This portion of the Moritella sp. Urea-trap-13 genome encodes:
- a CDS encoding DUF4136 domain-containing protein — its product is MKARLQVNKKAYLVALFSLVLTACSTVTVSTDYDQSADFSALKGFAWLPESAKVEKESAYLNNRIMDVRITKVVNQQLIAQGFSFSSAPDFYVNYSITSEKKTDIRSYDNYSGYGPSWGWGVGYGHRGMSLNAHTETRVDEYQQGSLIIDVIDPKSLELVWRGIGSKRLPESTDAAEMDKLVANIVKSILVKFPPKAGK
- the luxS gene encoding S-ribosylhomocysteine lyase, yielding MPLLDSFTVDHTIMNAPAVRIAKTMATPSKDTITVFDLRFCVPNKEILSEKGIHTLEHLYAGFMRDHLNSATVEIIDLSPMGCRTGFYMSLIGAPTEQQVADAWLAAMKDVLTVKDQNAIPELNEYQCGTYQMHSLDEAKQIAQAIVTAGIGVNKNDDLLLADEILNKL
- the gshA gene encoding glutamate--cysteine ligase codes for the protein MNVTFESLISKLSEPSNIQSLNGITRGIERECLRVNAAGDLSKNDHPVAFGSALTHQHITTDYSESLLEFITPVSDSAAMAQQQLSDIHRQVANKLDGELFWPSSMPCQVNDENDIPLAKYGTSNTGKMKHTYRIGLKHRYGSSMQIISGLHYNVSLPVTFWQTLYDLKGETGELQDFISHSYMGLIRNFYRFGWLVPYLFGASPALNRSFLPAEKHTPFSTLGENTLYMPYATSLRMSDLGYTNNAQDDLVICHNTLDNYTDSLKKAIKTKAPEFANIGIKVDGEYRQLNDNVLQIENELYAPIRPKRVANSNEKPSEALAARGIEYIEIRSLDVNPFVATGITTAQMSVLDSLLVWMALQPSAPMTADEMGVCRDNSTKVVMEGRKPGLKLELDGKPQMLTDVASNILAEVQQVAQLLDGAQLATNTAASNFAQAVAQQQALLSDPQALLSGQVLAAMQEQGLEHNDFILNLANKYKAELLAADYGHWDETYFAQMQQQSVALQQQIEAADTLGFDAFLTEYFDEAKK
- a CDS encoding pitrilysin family protein; translated protein: MRFNAFYSAVVLGSSMILLGGCSLLDKNNDVVALPAGMTLVDKQLKAPDSLLIPYEKYQLSNGLTVILHEDDSDPLTYVDMTYHVGSAREELGKSGFAHFFEHMMFQGSKHVGDQQHFKIVNEAGGSMNGSTNQDRTNYYQTVPANQLEKMLWLEADRMGFLLDAVDQRKFEIQRATVKNERSQRVDNRPYGLLGERIGEALYPRDHPYSWQPIGYVEDLDRVDVNDLKQFFLRWYGPNNATLTIAGKFDKADTLAWVNQYFATIPKGPEVKDVEPAPVSLDKDRYITLEDNVPQPMLYISYPTVYMGHKDEAPLDLFAYALGGGKNSVLYKDLVETGYATNVAAYHSCSELSCTFDIYTQPNPQKGMELAPLLDKINASIKKLAAQGIADSEVTRLRSIIESSTVFGMQSVAGKAKELALGETLMNDPNYITKGLSVFNNISAEEGIASYTKYLENKPKVIMSVVPKGKLQYIAHQPTFSPAPRGIDKLDTPPAKTLAVRTTQDSFDRSVMPSAGSNPQQTLPTLWRQSLANDIQVLGTVYDETPTVSIQINLKGGRRVESLNNQGVANLTAAMMNQSTTLHSSAQLNDQLQSLGSSIHFSAGLYGTSISVNSLSKNLPATLAILEEKLFKPGFVDADFTRIKAQSRQASLQNQQRVGWLGQLATQRILYGEDRVTGNPSSGTLKNQASLTADDVLGYYQQYYNVAEAKIVVVGDVSEAAITKSLGFLQQGARLPAVTYPTLAKAPLWQPNTLYIVDKPDAVQSVVKVVSPAIPYDVTGDFFKANLMNFNLGGNFNSRLNQNLRENKGYTYGATTGFYADREYGYFSASADVRAEVTGDAIKETLTELKGYVKGGITDSELDYMKSAVSQQEALSYETPAQKSNFLMQLLLLDLSPDFVDQQAKIIQAMNKSEIQALAKTYLSSDQFSVIVVGDRHLIEKQVQDFGLDIQVFNLLDK